gaaaaagtgatattttattTTAGCTAAAGATGAAGCTTACAATGTGGAGTCTAAATGCATTTAAGTACCAAACCAATTGAACTATTATAAAAACGAATGCTTCTAACCTAGTTGAATGTACTATCCATGTTTAGTTTCTTTTCAGAATGCCAAAAAGAAATCAACACCATTTTGGGGATGCAAAAGACAAACCAGTGCTTCGTCATCGAATACAAATTTCACCCGAGTTGACTGAGAAAAAAATGGATAAGCTGATTAGTAAGCAAAAAGGTACGGAAAACAAACAGGTAATAACTTAAGTAGCAGATATGTCCTTATTTCTCTTATTCCTGTTAAGCAGCAACAAAGGAAAACTTCACCACAATTCTTAATTCTTGTTAAGATATTCCTAACCCTCTTAATAACCAAAGTGGGAAGTTGGTATCTTACCACATACACAAATGGGGTTGCGCTTGCACTATGTTTTGATTATTCTTTGCTCTTCACAATAACTTGGTTGCCTTTTGTAGTTCTTTAtgtcagatttttttttctttcaataaatCATTTTCATTAACCGAAAAACAGAAATTACGCAAACAGAAATGTAAATTACCTGGACTAGTAACAACAATCCAATGAGACCAACTGGTACCGCCCCAAATAGATTATCAGCATATGCTAGTCCACCGGCTAAGCCTGCAGATTTCAGCCGGAAGAATATAATGGTGATCTAACAAATTTCAACAATTAACTTCCCCACAGCAAGTAAACCTATATTAACAACAAATTCAAGCCTAGATAAGTTCCAACAGCTCCGCAAGAATGAATAGAAAGGGCATCAAGTATGACAGAATTGGATCCAAAAGCCGCATTGCATGCGAATACTCACCAAGAAACGCAACTGGTAATCGGTAATCTGGGCCGGGAATCACAGTTTCTCTTTTCACAACACTAGTCTTTTTTCTTCCCATTCCAAACTGGCAATAACCAACCATGAATCAAAAGTTAAAATACTCATACTAATTGCACCAAGGACTAGAAATTGAGATTTCAAGGCCTACTAACCATTGATTTGACAACAAAGCTGCCATGAGATTTGGAAACAACCCCATTTTTGTTACTCAAGAACAAACTCTGAGTAGTATCCATTAATCTACATTTTCTTGCTTCTCCATCTAAGAATCGGCAAAATGTCACTCTAATTAACGATTATCAGTAAAGTAAATATTTAAATTTTCAATATTGTGTAAGAAAAAATGCTTACTTGGAGATAGGAGAAGATGAGAAGCTGATAAGAAGCTTGTTGCCATTTTTTTCCTTACAAATTTTTGTGTGGCTCAGTCGAGGTTCCTTCTAGGACATGACTATTGGTGGTGTTTTACTATAATACCCTTATTTGGTTCGAGAAGATAAGGGTTGTTACGGTAAATAAGTGGTTAAATTTGTCTGAATATTCGGAGATTCCCTTATCTGTTCGGTTCTCTCTTCTGCTTCCCACCACTAAACAGAGTGATAGACAGACTCTGTTTTTGCAGTTAATCATTTCGAACCATTTTTGGAAGCTCAAATTTCTAATCAATTTTGAAAAATGGCGAATACCCTTTGTTTCTCACCAGTAAATGCCATCAAAGCTCAAAACAAACCAGGTATACGGTTCACTTTGTTCCTAATTTTCCTTCAACTGCAAAAAATAAATATCTTATTTTCATTTTGTTATCCTGAAATTTAATGGTGATTGTTTGATTGCATTATGAATTTTAGGATTCTTAATCAATAACCCAAATGCTCCTAAGGTGATTCGGGAAAACAGTGACATATTCAGGAGCTCTCAGACAGCTAAACCTCACTTAATTGTCGTTAAGGTTAGGGTTTATGTCTCTATATGTTTTTTGCTCATTGAATTTGGTGTAGATATGTGTTCATGTTATCCTCAGATTAACACCAAAATTTTGACCAATTTTCCGGGAATTTATTAATGTTTGGCCGTGTAATTTGCAGGCCGATGCTAAGGCTGATGCTAATCCAAGTCCAGCCGTGAAAGTATCAAGCATAGTTTGTAAAAATTGTGAGGGAAATGGTAAGTGAGAATTGCCAATTGAATCTCGTATTAGTGTTTTAGCTGTACACTGTCACTATGGAACTCATGATAGTTAATATATAGTACTTCAGAAGTATTCACTGAGAAATGATTTCGGGTAGTAGTAGTGTCATGTTGTGTGTGGGAGGAGATTGAATATCTTATGGATGGTGAGAAGCTAGGAATTCCAAAAAAATCCGATGCTCAATGGGAATTGGTTGTTCCACTTTTGTGTTCCTGGGGTTGGATTTAGACTAAGGCGGTTTGGGTAAGTGTTTAAAGCTCGGGTCCTTCTTGATGGAGGGTCATTTCAAAGTGCTAATATGCATATAGTGATTTTTGGAGATGAACGATCCGGGGGTTCCCATTGGAGCTGGATGTTGTTGTTTGACTGTCACTTGGTAATTGCTGTAACACCGTTTCTCTCTAATTGCCAGGTGCTGTGGCTTGCTCGCAGTGTGAAGGTAATGGGGTGAATTCTGTCGACCACTTTGACGGACGGTTCAAAGCAGGTGGCTTATGTTGGCTTTGCAGGTATCCTCATTTACTTTTACGAGAATAATCTGGGTGGATAACCACATTGTTTTATAATTTCTATACAAATTCTGGGAGAATTGGTGCTGTTTGTGTTTGTAAAGGAGCTAACTTATAATTGGCATGTGCAAACTTATTTATTGGCAGAGGCAAAAAGGAGATGCTATGTGGGGACTGCAATGGAGCTGGATTTACAGGTGGTTTCATGAGCACCTTTGATGAATAGAAGCAATAATGTGGATTGAGTCTGAAGAATGAGTTGCAGGCTCGGAAAAAGGCTTAGTGTAAGGTCTGAAATAGGTTTATGTAATCGATTTATCTGAAACTTCTGATACTTTAACGTTGTTAAGATTATTGATTTTGCCATAGTTTATATTGCAATACACCCCACAGCTCATGAGCATCAATCATTTACCTCAGTAAAAAACACTTGTAATTAGCATATGCAGGAATCACCCTTGGCACAGAGACATAAAAAATGAACTAGATATAGAAAGAGACACTGATTAGAGAAGACAGGAACATGCAATGAGGCACACTACCATGAAAAACCTATGCTTATGGCTGATTTATGAAGGCACTCATCTGACGTTGGAGCAAACGAGTCGCCTTGGCTTCTGGAAGAAACACGTGGTACACGTGTTTCTCGTTTTCAGCTTCAATCAGCTCTACCTTCACACCTTTATTCTTCAGATATTCTGCATACATAACCCCTCTCTCTTTCAAAAAATCCAGACCAGCCACATAAACGACTACTTTCGGAAACTTGCTCCAGTCAGCTTCCGACAGCTCTAGATTGTCAAAGTTACAAGCATAATGATCACGATTTGATCCTTCTGGCAAGCTCAGTCGCCAGAACATATCGTTCGACTTCACTTCTTGTTCTGCACCCTCATCCTCAGCCATCTCTTTGTCTGTTCTCTTCTCACTTCCGAAGTACGGATGAATAGGTATTAACCCTAAGATCTTCACACAACATTCATTATCTTGTAATGCTCGTACTCCTACATGGTGTGTGATATTTCCTCCTGCACTATCTCCCGATAGAAAAACTCGAGAAATGTCTGCGCTCTCCAGCCATGAATCAGACTGACATTTCATGCTAAGCCATTTAAGTGAAGCAAAGCAATCTTCATAAGCTATTGGCAGTTTATTCTCTGGTGCAAGACGGTAATCGACTGAAAGAACAATACACCTGCATTCAACTGATAAATCACCTAAGAAATGGTGATAACCACACCAAGTTGTTGAACCAATACAGAACCCACCTCCATGGAAGTAAACCAATACTGGAAGTTGTGCAGTAGAATCTTTGGTGTCAGGAAGGAAAATCCTTGCTGAAATCGGCTTTGACTGATCGATAATGACATCTTTTGATCTAAACCCATAGGTTAGCTCTGACGAAGCATCAACAATTGGGGGCGCAAATCGTTTTACTACTCCATCAGAAAATACTTGCAGGTACTTCGGAGATTCTGCAATTATTGACATGTTATGGTTGGGGGGTGCATGTGATTCTTAGAAAGGATATGCAAGAATGGCAGAGAACCtagacaatatatatatatatatatatgttgataGGTATTATCACTTTTAGTCAGGTTTCAATAACAGGTTGTTCATGCAAGAATTACCTGCACGTTTGTGCAATAAGAAATTCAGTCATGCATGACACATGATGGGGTAAACTTGCAAGGTAATGAAATATACTCGACGTTCTCCACCAACTTTGACTTATCTCCAGCTCACTCCGGTTCTACGGCAACATACCGGTTCCACAACAACATATGTATATATCTTCTGTTGTACTCGATAGAGTACAACTTAGTCAAGTTGGTTTCAGTCCTATTGAAGTCGATAAAGAATAACTTAGTCATCAACAACTTAGTCAAAGTTGTTCCAATCAGTTGTAAATAGATTAGGCTAACATATCGTGATCTACTTCTCTGTATAAATACGAATCTATTGAATCAATAAAATTTAACCAGTTCAAAACCATAAACTTAGAAATCCTTTATGGTATCACCTTCAACAGGTTCGATCCTATTTTAACCTAaacctctattttttttttttaccatggcTGGAGAATCCCCTGTTCATGATGAAGATCCTAAAACTCCTAATACCCCTATCAACACCACTGCTCCTAATACCCCTATCAACACCAATGCCAAAACACTCGATCCCTCTTATCCCTATTTTGTTTACCCATCAGACAATCCCTATTTTGGCGATTTTATCGTGTCGAACAAAAGGGCGAATACTGTTGGAATTTCTTCATTTTCTACTTACTATTAAACATGGAGCTTTGCAAGGGTTTTGTGTTAACTGATCAAGTAATTTTTCTTAGCCCATCCATATCTTGCCACACATTTTGCCAGTTCCGCAGTATCTGAAACGGATAGCACCTAAAATCTTCTGAAGTGCAAAAGTCTTTCACCTCAAAAATTCCAAAATCTCCCTAGTCTTCCAACATTTTGACGCATATAGGATTGTTAaaatctgcgggcatccaactcaaaaccaattggcaatgagtggaacgACCCTGTTATATTATATTTTAAATTCATTATGCGAAAACTagtgatgtgggactattgtcctttcacaccctccctcacgtgtaaggccggTCATTCGGCATAATTGGTTCTCATGTGCACCCGTGACCGAATAACTGGTCACTCGTATGACCTGTACATGGGGTGGACCGTGACCGAATGTCACCTGCACACTCATgatccacaccataggaccacaTGTTACGCCGAAtcactggccttacacgtgagggaggATGTGAAAGGACAATAATCCCACACCActagtttccgcataatgaacttaaaatataatatagaagggccgttccactcattgccaattcgTTTTGAGTTGGATGGACGCAGACTTTAACAAAGACCGCTACAAACTATGATTaacaaatagtcccacatcggaCCAAGGGATTCCAAGGATCTTTAATATATGATATTAGGATTGCCAAACAAATCGCCAATCACCGATGGTTTGGATGCCCACCTAATAGTCCTAGATGGGGCTATCAGCCAAACAAACCAAAGAGAAAACTTGCTATCACCAAATGAACTCGGGCATCAAAATCATCCAGATTTTGCGAACTGACTATTTCATGACACAAACAAGCATTACCAGAATCTATGGAGAGATTTTTTGTGATTGAGAGCAAAACCGTCGAAGTTTATTGGTCTGTTCATAATAGCACACTTGTGGTTGTGATTGTGTATCCAGTAGTATTGGGTCGGAAACCGCAATAATTTGGTGGGAAATGAACCACAAAACCCCTGAGCTACTGACACTCATCTCATCTGTGAATAGTGCAAGTGGAGATGTCACGTTTGTATTCTTGATAATTAACGCACATATATGGTGTACTAGCTTCATCTGATTTGGGAAAACAAAAAAATTTCTAGCTCAGCAGAACTCTCGTTATCCATGGCTACTTCTGAAACCAACAAAGATACTAACAGTAGTAACCACGACGGTGCAATTACTCTTGATTTTCCCAAGGGTAGTGGACGTCCTAGTTTAGGAAGTGATGTTATGTATCAATATCAAGGTTTCTGGAGCTTTGCTAAAGCAATTCAAGACGTAAAGAATGCGCAACAGAACTTCAAAGCTTCAGATACAGATGTGGTTATTTCCACACTGCCCAAATCAGGCACTCTCTGGTTGAAAGCACTCGCATTCGCCATCGTCAACCGTTTCCGTTACCCTTGTTCTCCTAGTTCAAAGAATTATCATCATTATAGGCACCCATGTCCCTTACCCTTCTTTGCCAGAATCTATTAAGACCAACACAAACTGCAAGATTGTATATATGTGCAGAAACCCTCGGGACAACTTAATCTCTGCATGGCAGTTTGTGAACAAACGCAGGGCAGCATTGCCACCAAGCACTGATAAACTTCCGCCATTGTCACTTGAAGAAGCATTTGAGTTATTCTGCGATGGCATCTCAATATTCGGACCGTTTTGGGATCACGTGCTTGGGTATTGGAAAGAGAGCTTAGAGAAGCCTCATAAAGTGTTGTTCATGAAATACGAAGATTTGAAGAACGAACCACTAATTCATTTGAAGAGACTTGCAGAATTCATGGGTTGCGGTTTCACTTTAGAATGAAACAACACAAGACTTTCTATTCTTCAGCAAACCTTAGAATCCAGAATACAATTTCTCCAGCAAAGTGGAAATTTTTAATCAAATAGCAGTATTCGCTCTCTTATACAACACACATTACATAGTAGAGATAATGGAAGAATCATATATCATATCGATTGCAGTAATTAAATCCATACCAAACTCCATAAGGAACAAAAACATTGAAGTTAAATGTAGAAATCCTTGAATTAGGAGCATAAATCTTCACATTCTCCGGTTTCCAACCATCAGATCCTGCCCTGTATAGATACAACTGACAGATTCTGTCTGTACATGGTCCGGATAAGTGGAATGTATCAGTTGAACATCTCTCAAATGTTCTTGATTTTGGATCATCTAGTCTTGGTGCATACACCTAAATCAATCAATCATCAAacaaaaatacaattaaaatcgAAACAGACCCAGTTATTGAAATTCGATTACAATTGAAAAGGGACAGGTTTTTAATGAGTTTACCTGGTTTCCATGGGCATCACTAAATGAAAGACTGATCTGATCACGAGTAGTTCTAGTTGAAGAACAACTAGTTTTTATTGCTACAGTATATTGACACGCATAATTAGCTGCTTCTTCGATCTTGAATGATCCATATTCTTGAGGCTTTGAACTCAAGATTATGGGTTCTTCTACTGCTTGACATTGATGAATGGAGGAGCAGAAGAATACAGCAAAACAGAGAAGCGAGATCGCTTTGGCGTTGACCATTTTTGTGTGTTTCTCGGAAAATTTTATCCCTTTGTTTGATTATTGGTACtttataaaatgaaaaaaaaaaacaactagctGAATTTGTTTTTGACTTTGTAGTCGTAACTGTGGGCTTGTGGGCTGTGGCGCTATCAACTCCACGCGTTCTTTTTCTGGTGGCATATGCTGCCGAATCTTTTGAACTCACCTTGAGAGAAATTATGAGATTTTTCCAAGAGCTTCCTTTTGGATTTGGCTTCATGCTTTGAATGCCATGTCTTAATGAAGCAAATTTACGAAGAAAAATGCTAGCCTTACCCAGCATTTATCCCAAGAGAGAGAGAGGATGGGACTCGATTTAACCTGCACCTATCCTAATAGTAGAGCGAACGTCCAAATCATATGGGATTGTCTTTTGGGGAGATGATACACCCGCTGAATTCGAAAATGATATATATCCCCCCACTCTTTACCCTTTTCCTTTCCCCACCTATGTGTCATGTAGGCATTGGTTAAATCCATAATTCAGAGGATCAAAAGCTAAAAACAGCGTCTTCTTGGaactataagtttatttttaaatgcaCTAATAGTAATTAATGTTTGATGACTTTTCTCAAAGATATAAATGGAAACTATTTATATCTCTCttcatttcttaatctgcgtgaaaacttcaaaaacatcGTCTAAAGTGGAACGAAAGGAGTATAAtttaatgaaaaataaataaatttggacttgtatataaataagttcactgTTAATCAAAAAATAGCATAGCACAATTGTTTAGAGATGAGCTCTATGAATATTAATTATATATGAGGAGTTCGAATCCTcctaatcttttatttttctaaattaaAAGAGAAATGTGAATTGAACTGGTCCAAGGTCAATCTTTATGATTCTTGGTAGATATGATTCCTCATTCTCTATGGTAGAGAACATAGTAAGTTTAGAAACTACAAAAACCAAAAACTTAATGTCATCCTCTAATATCTTTCTAGTTTTACGTATTTACTCATGAAAGGTAAACGTGGGGATACCAAATATATTAACTTTTTTTGTTCGGCAACCCGTAGACAAAACTTAACAAGTAGatcaactgaatgatccttgataaTATGAATATAaagttttgtatctcaatcagtatgtatctAGACACAAGGTCCGTGAATCTGATTAAGCAGAGtatttggacgatctcaaaaatgaTTATCCAAGattcaatctagtcgtatccaaatatgaTCGGAATTCCAccagtgattaaacttgttatctatctttcaagatacgaattctacaagaaacatgTCTTGTAATCGATTATAATTAAGCAGaagtatctacttagattgaatacgtacaaacctgtgtaaatccaaaacataatgcggaaaaataaaaacataagaaattttttgttaacgaggaaactgcaatagcATAAAGACCCTAAGatctcgtccagattgaacaccacacagtaTTAAGACGATACAGATactagcatactatcagacttcagattgAAATGTGGTTGAGATCGAGCCTATGCTTCGAGAAATTCAGTTGCAGTCGTGATCCTTACgtttcttgaac
This DNA window, taken from Papaver somniferum cultivar HN1 chromosome 3, ASM357369v1, whole genome shotgun sequence, encodes the following:
- the LOC113355786 gene encoding uncharacterized protein LOC113355786, with amino-acid sequence MANTLCFSPVNAIKAQNKPGFLINNPNAPKVIRENSDIFRSSQTAKPHLIVVKADAKADANPSPAVKVSSIVCKNCEGNGAVACSQCEGNGVNSVDHFDGRFKAGGLCWLCRGKKEMLCGDCNGAGFTGGFMSTFDE
- the LOC113361118 gene encoding uncharacterized protein LOC113361118 translates to MATSFLSASHLLLSPNGEARKCRLMDTTQSLFLSNKNGVVSKSHGSFVVKSMFGMGRKKTSVVKRETVIPGPDYRLPVAFLGLAGGLAYADNLFGAVPVGLIGLLLLVQSTRVKFVFDDEALEVKIGEQLEESGENAFVGGKNRWKYSSFVNWELWWPNFPILVYFKETQTKPEGQIHFFPVIFNGKQLYDVMVERAGPSKTSGPK
- the LOC113359260 gene encoding cytosolic sulfotransferase 3-like; amino-acid sequence: MATSETNKDTNSSNHDGAITLDFPKGSGRPSLGSDVMYQYQGFWSFAKAIQDVKNAQQNFKASDTDVVISTLPKSGTHVPYPSLPESIKTNTNCKIVYMCRNPRDNLISAWQFVNKRRAALPPSTDKLPPLSLEEAFELFCDGISIFGPFWDHVLGYWKESLEKPHKVLFMKYEDLKNEPLIHLKRLAEFMGCGFTLE
- the LOC113361119 gene encoding embryo-specific protein ATS3B-like, which gives rise to MVNAKAISLLCFAVFFCSSIHQCQAVEEPIILSSKPQEYGSFKIEEAANYACQYTVAIKTSCSSTRTTRDQISLSFSDAHGNQVYAPRLDDPKSRTFERCSTDTFHLSGPCTDRICQLYLYRAGSDGWKPENVKIYAPNSRISTFNFNVFVPYGVWYGFNYCNRYDI
- the LOC113355785 gene encoding probable carboxylesterase 6, with the protein product MSIIAESPKYLQVFSDGVVKRFAPPIVDASSELTYGFRSKDVIIDQSKPISARIFLPDTKDSTAQLPVLVYFHGGGFCIGSTTWCGYHHFLGDLSVECRCIVLSVDYRLAPENKLPIAYEDCFASLKWLSMKCQSDSWLESADISRVFLSGDSAGGNITHHVGVRALQDNECCVKILGLIPIHPYFGSEKRTDKEMAEDEGAEQEVKSNDMFWRLSLPEGSNRDHYACNFDNLELSEADWSKFPKVVVYVAGLDFLKERGVMYAEYLKNKGVKVELIEAENEKHVYHVFLPEAKATRLLQRQMSAFINQP